In Pollutimonas sp. M17, a single genomic region encodes these proteins:
- a CDS encoding RDD family protein, translating into MHQIPALSLPSTPSRWRRFACMMYEGVLLFGVVFLAGYLFDTLTQSRNALMLRHGRQAVLFIAIGVYFIMCWRKRGQTLPMKTWNIRLVDGDGAGPSAGRLFLRYLLLWPIPLLAALLVLAASRATGYSSTDLFIVFAPFTLFIWTWFDRDGQFLHDRLLGTRLVDVQKP; encoded by the coding sequence ATGCACCAAATCCCCGCCTTATCCCTTCCGTCGACGCCCAGCCGCTGGCGACGCTTCGCCTGCATGATGTACGAGGGCGTGCTGCTTTTCGGCGTGGTCTTCCTGGCCGGCTATCTGTTCGACACGCTCACGCAAAGCCGGAATGCACTGATGCTCAGGCATGGCCGGCAGGCCGTCCTGTTCATCGCCATCGGCGTGTATTTCATCATGTGCTGGCGCAAGCGCGGCCAGACACTGCCCATGAAAACCTGGAATATCCGGCTGGTGGATGGAGACGGCGCCGGCCCTTCGGCGGGCAGGCTGTTCTTGCGCTACCTGCTGCTCTGGCCCATACCATTGCTGGCCGCCTTGCTGGTGCTGGCGGCCTCGCGCGCCACGGGCTACAGCTCCACCGACCTGTTCATCGTCTTCGCGCCCTTCACCCTGTTCATCTGGACCTGGTTCGACAGGGACGGCCAGTTCCTGCATGACCGCCTGCTGGGCACCCGTCTGGTGGATGTTCAAAAGCCATAG
- a CDS encoding THUMP domain-containing class I SAM-dependent RNA methyltransferase, which translates to MTDDKPGKTLTLKKKTASPAADAAAGGERRKRSGARARQVEQLEREREKQRPLRATAPAAKTPAASKRTEAPARRGSPARGDAAAPTQARPPMDPPLQDADRRAPTIQRVGTRRPRQAAKAEVFPIFAPCPQGLEEALAAEMQALGFDDAQPARAGCRFHAEWTGVLRANLYSRLATRILVQVAHGPVRHEDDILELAQDTPWERWFGAEQTLRVDTSAIRSPMQSLQYCNLRAKDGICDRLRDREGERPSIDTVRPDARVHLFLDEDSATLYLDTSGESLFKRGWRLEKGEAPLRENLAAGLLALSGWDPSQALLDPFCGSGTILIEAAWIALGVPAGIWRPFGFERLRDHDARHWRDIKDEARSHIATQLESPIVGYDLDSRAIDAARANLERAWLTPDSIRFETGDAAKVAPPADRGWLVTNPPYGERLPGDDAGLWSDWARNLKQHYSGWHVNIISSDLDLPRQLRLKPLRRYPLHNGGLDCRLFSFEMVEAGYRKEK; encoded by the coding sequence ATGACCGACGACAAACCCGGCAAAACACTCACACTGAAGAAAAAAACCGCCAGCCCGGCGGCGGACGCCGCGGCCGGCGGCGAGCGCCGCAAACGCAGCGGCGCCCGCGCACGCCAGGTGGAGCAGCTGGAACGGGAACGCGAGAAGCAGCGCCCGCTGCGCGCCACGGCACCGGCGGCAAAAACGCCGGCCGCCAGCAAGCGAACCGAAGCGCCAGCGCGGCGCGGCAGCCCGGCCCGCGGCGACGCGGCCGCGCCGACGCAGGCACGGCCCCCCATGGATCCGCCTTTGCAAGACGCCGATAGGCGCGCGCCCACCATCCAGCGCGTCGGCACGCGCCGGCCCAGGCAGGCCGCCAAGGCCGAAGTGTTTCCCATATTCGCGCCCTGCCCGCAGGGACTGGAAGAAGCCCTGGCCGCCGAGATGCAGGCGCTGGGATTCGACGACGCGCAACCCGCGCGAGCGGGCTGCCGCTTCCATGCCGAGTGGACGGGCGTGTTGCGCGCCAATCTGTATTCCCGGCTGGCCACACGCATACTGGTCCAGGTCGCCCATGGCCCCGTCCGCCACGAAGACGACATACTGGAATTGGCGCAAGACACGCCCTGGGAGCGCTGGTTCGGCGCCGAACAAACCCTGCGGGTCGACACGTCGGCCATACGAAGCCCCATGCAAAGCCTGCAATACTGCAACCTGCGCGCCAAGGACGGCATTTGCGACCGCCTTCGCGATCGTGAAGGCGAACGGCCCAGCATCGATACGGTCAGGCCCGATGCGCGCGTTCATCTTTTCCTGGACGAGGACAGCGCGACGCTTTACCTGGACACGTCCGGCGAATCGCTCTTCAAGCGCGGCTGGCGCCTCGAGAAAGGCGAGGCGCCCCTGCGCGAGAACCTGGCGGCCGGCCTGCTGGCGCTATCGGGCTGGGATCCTTCGCAAGCCTTGCTGGACCCCTTCTGCGGCAGCGGCACCATACTGATCGAAGCCGCCTGGATCGCGCTGGGCGTTCCGGCCGGCATCTGGCGGCCTTTCGGCTTCGAAAGGCTGCGCGATCACGATGCGCGCCACTGGCGCGACATCAAGGACGAGGCGCGCTCGCACATTGCCACTCAGTTGGAAAGCCCCATCGTGGGCTACGACCTGGATTCTCGCGCCATCGACGCCGCCCGGGCCAATCTGGAGCGCGCCTGGCTGACGCCCGATTCCATCCGCTTTGAAACCGGCGATGCCGCCAAGGTGGCGCCGCCGGCCGATAGGGGATGGCTGGTCACCAATCCGCCCTACGGGGAACGCCTGCCCGGCGACGACGCGGGCCTGTGGAGCGACTGGGCGCGAAACCTGAAGCAGCACTACAGCGGCTGGCATGTCAACATCATCTCCAGCGACCTGGACCTGCCCCGCCAACTGCGCCTGAAGCCCTTGCGCCGCTATCCCTTGCACAATGGCGGCCTGGACTGCCGCCTGTTCAGCTTCGAAATGGTCGAAGCGGGCTACCGGAAGGAAAAATAG
- a CDS encoding CopD family protein has protein sequence MLWIKTFHILFVTSWFAGLFYLPRIYVNLAQAEDPSVQAWLLGMARRLYRFMTPLAVLAVAFGLWLFIGYGLGMGQGWMHAKLTAVVLLIAYHVCCGRMLKTFERGANMRSHRFYRWFNEIPVLLLLVVVALVVVRPF, from the coding sequence ATGCTCTGGATAAAGACATTCCATATCCTGTTCGTCACCTCGTGGTTCGCCGGCCTGTTCTACCTGCCGCGCATCTACGTGAACCTGGCGCAGGCCGAAGATCCGTCCGTGCAAGCCTGGCTTCTGGGCATGGCGCGCCGCCTGTACCGCTTCATGACGCCGCTGGCGGTGCTGGCGGTGGCGTTCGGCTTATGGCTGTTCATCGGCTACGGCCTGGGCATGGGGCAAGGCTGGATGCATGCCAAGCTGACCGCCGTCGTCCTGCTGATCGCCTACCACGTGTGCTGTGGGCGCATGCTGAAAACATTCGAGCGCGGCGCCAACATGCGCAGCCACCGGTTCTACCGCTGGTTCAACGAGATTCCGGTACTTTTGCTGCTGGTCGTCGTCGCATTGGTCGTCGTACGCCCCTTTTAA